The Streptomyces sp. NBC_01353 genome contains a region encoding:
- a CDS encoding ATP-dependent helicase, translating into MVRSALDSFSPATRGWFTGAFRAPTSAQEGAWQAIGAGSDVLVVAPTGSGKTLAAFLASLDQLASTPPPADPKKRCRVLYVSPLKALAVDVERNLRSPLTGIRQESVRLGLPEPDVRVGIRSGDTPPAERRALATKPPDILITTPESLFLMLTSATREALAGIETVILDEVHAVAGTKRGAHLALSLERLDELLPRPARRIGLSATVRPVDEVARYLSPQRKVEIVQPPSGKEFDLSVVVPVEDMGELGGSPASEGTDGGDKPSIWPHVEERIADLVQAHRSTIVFANSRRLAERLCNRLNEIAYERATGEALPDGPPPAEIMAQSGAAQGAPALLARAHHGSVSKEQRAQVEEDLKAGRLPAVVATSSLELGIDMGAVDLVVQVESPPSVASGLQRVGRAGHQVGAVSTGVVFPKYRGDLVQAAVVTERMRSGSIESMRIPANPLDVLAQQLVAMVALDTWQVDDLLATVRRAAPFASLPESAFTAVLDMLAGRYPSDAFAELRPRVVWDRVAGTVTGRPGAQRLAVTSGGTIPDRGLFGVFLAGADPKKGGGRVGELDEEMVYESRVGDVFTLGTTSWRIEDITRDRVLVSPAPGVPGRLPFWKGDQLGRPLELGRAVGAFLREVGSLETEDARLRLVAAGLDAWAADNVLAYLDEQRQACGHVPDDRTILVERFRDELGDWRVVIHSPFGAQVHAPWALALGARLAERYGMDAQVMHADDGIVLRLPDADLMSLDLLDDPVSPDRHLDTTYDSDQAPIGAADALFDKGEIGQIVTDQVGGSALFASRFRECAARALLLPKRNPGKRTPLWQQRQRAAQLLQVASEFGSFPIVLEAVRECLQDVFDVPGLQELMGDIESRRVRLVEVTTAEPSPFARSLLFGYVAQFLYEGDSPLAERRAAALSLDSRLLAELLGQAELRELLDAEVLTELERELQWLTEDRRIKDVEGVADALRVLGPLTEAELTERGGEPAWVQELGAARRAIRVRIGGADHWAAIEDAGRLRDALGTALPVGVPEAFTEPVKDPLGDLLARHARTHGPFTSSAAAARFGLGAAVTDGALQRLAAAGRVVQGEFHPSGIGQEWCDAAVLRRLRRRSLAALRHELEPVSPAALATFLPQWQHLGSNSLRGIDGLARAVEQLQGAPVPASALEKLILPSRVRDYSPALLDELTTTGEVVWAGAGALPGKDGWVSLYLADAAPLLLPPAHPLETTALHESVLTTLSGGYGLFFRQIADQVRATTHPDVTDPQLADAVWDLAWSGRLTNDTLAPLRSLLGSGRTAGSTAHRAKRTVPRGRYGTLTAAARPASRTGPPTVSGRWSLLPPAEPEPTHRAHALARTLLDRHGVVTRGAVAAEGVEGGFSATYRILSAFEDSGQARRGYVVEGLGAAQFAMDGAVDRLRAAATARDRGAEAGAGPRAMVLAAADPANAYGAALPWPEPPTGAGHKPGRKAGSMVVLVDGELTLYMERGGKTLLSWPTDSDDPALRTAAESLAAAALAGSLGTVTVERVNGTAALTSPLARPLEAAGFHATPRGLRLRP; encoded by the coding sequence ATGGTCAGGTCTGCGCTCGACTCGTTCTCCCCCGCGACCCGCGGCTGGTTCACCGGGGCCTTCCGCGCGCCCACGTCGGCGCAGGAGGGTGCCTGGCAGGCCATCGGCGCGGGCTCGGACGTCCTGGTGGTCGCCCCGACCGGTTCCGGTAAGACCCTGGCCGCCTTCCTCGCCTCTCTGGACCAGCTCGCCTCCACCCCGCCGCCCGCGGACCCCAAGAAGCGCTGCCGAGTGCTGTACGTGTCCCCGCTGAAGGCGCTCGCCGTCGACGTCGAGCGCAATCTGCGCTCCCCGCTGACCGGTATCCGCCAGGAGTCGGTCCGGCTCGGGCTGCCGGAGCCGGACGTACGGGTCGGGATCCGCTCCGGCGACACCCCGCCCGCCGAGCGCCGGGCGCTGGCCACGAAGCCACCGGACATCCTGATCACGACCCCCGAGTCGCTGTTCCTGATGCTGACCTCCGCCACCCGCGAGGCACTGGCCGGGATCGAGACGGTGATCCTGGACGAGGTCCACGCGGTCGCCGGGACCAAGCGCGGCGCCCATCTCGCGCTGTCCCTGGAGCGTCTCGACGAGCTGCTGCCCCGCCCGGCCCGCCGGATCGGTCTGTCGGCGACGGTCCGCCCCGTCGACGAGGTGGCCCGCTATCTCTCCCCGCAGCGCAAGGTGGAGATCGTCCAGCCGCCGTCCGGCAAGGAGTTCGACCTGTCGGTGGTCGTTCCGGTCGAGGACATGGGCGAGCTGGGGGGCTCCCCGGCCTCCGAGGGCACGGACGGCGGCGACAAGCCGTCGATCTGGCCACATGTCGAGGAGCGGATCGCCGACCTCGTCCAGGCCCATCGCTCCACCATCGTCTTCGCCAACTCCCGTCGGCTCGCAGAGCGGCTCTGCAACCGTCTGAACGAGATCGCGTACGAGCGTGCCACCGGCGAGGCCCTTCCGGACGGTCCGCCGCCTGCCGAGATCATGGCCCAGTCCGGTGCCGCCCAGGGCGCTCCCGCACTGCTCGCCCGCGCCCACCACGGGTCGGTCTCCAAGGAGCAGCGCGCCCAGGTGGAGGAGGACCTCAAGGCGGGCAGGCTGCCCGCCGTGGTGGCCACCTCCAGCCTGGAGCTGGGCATCGACATGGGCGCGGTGGACCTGGTCGTGCAGGTCGAGTCGCCGCCTTCGGTCGCCTCCGGCCTCCAGCGCGTCGGCCGCGCCGGACACCAGGTCGGTGCCGTCTCCACGGGCGTGGTCTTCCCCAAGTACCGCGGCGACCTGGTCCAGGCGGCCGTGGTCACCGAGCGGATGCGCAGCGGCTCGATCGAGTCGATGCGCATCCCGGCGAACCCGCTGGACGTGCTCGCGCAGCAGCTGGTCGCGATGGTCGCCCTGGACACCTGGCAGGTGGACGACCTGCTGGCGACGGTCCGGCGGGCCGCGCCGTTCGCCTCGCTGCCCGAGTCCGCGTTCACGGCCGTCCTGGACATGCTGGCCGGCCGCTATCCCTCGGACGCGTTCGCCGAGCTGCGCCCGCGGGTGGTCTGGGACCGGGTCGCCGGCACGGTCACCGGCCGCCCGGGTGCGCAGCGGCTCGCCGTCACCTCGGGCGGCACGATCCCCGACCGGGGCCTCTTCGGGGTCTTCCTCGCGGGCGCCGACCCCAAGAAGGGCGGTGGACGGGTCGGCGAGCTGGACGAGGAGATGGTGTACGAGTCCAGGGTCGGCGACGTCTTCACGCTGGGCACGACCTCCTGGCGGATCGAGGACATCACGCGGGACCGGGTCCTGGTCTCGCCCGCCCCCGGGGTGCCTGGCCGGCTGCCGTTCTGGAAGGGCGACCAGCTGGGTCGCCCGCTCGAACTGGGCCGCGCGGTGGGCGCCTTCCTGCGCGAGGTCGGTTCGCTGGAGACCGAGGACGCCCGGCTGCGGCTGGTCGCCGCGGGCCTGGACGCCTGGGCCGCCGACAATGTGCTGGCGTATCTGGACGAGCAGCGCCAGGCCTGCGGACATGTGCCGGACGACCGCACGATCCTGGTGGAGCGGTTCCGGGACGAGCTCGGCGACTGGCGGGTCGTCATCCACTCCCCCTTCGGAGCCCAGGTGCACGCCCCGTGGGCGCTGGCCCTCGGGGCCCGTCTCGCCGAGCGGTACGGCATGGACGCCCAGGTCATGCACGCGGACGACGGGATCGTGCTGCGCCTGCCGGACGCCGACCTGATGAGCCTCGACCTTCTCGACGACCCGGTGAGTCCGGATCGGCACCTCGACACCACGTACGACTCCGATCAGGCCCCGATCGGTGCGGCGGACGCGCTCTTCGACAAGGGGGAGATCGGGCAGATCGTCACCGACCAGGTCGGCGGCTCCGCCCTGTTCGCCTCCCGCTTCCGCGAGTGCGCCGCGCGGGCCCTGCTGCTGCCCAAGCGCAATCCCGGCAAGCGCACGCCGCTCTGGCAGCAGCGCCAGCGCGCCGCCCAGCTGCTCCAAGTGGCGAGCGAGTTCGGCTCCTTCCCGATCGTTCTGGAGGCCGTCCGCGAATGCCTCCAGGACGTCTTCGACGTCCCCGGGCTCCAGGAGCTGATGGGCGACATCGAGTCCCGGCGCGTCCGTCTGGTCGAGGTGACCACCGCCGAGCCGTCGCCCTTCGCCCGCTCCCTGCTCTTCGGCTATGTCGCCCAGTTCCTGTACGAGGGCGACTCCCCGCTCGCCGAGCGGCGGGCCGCCGCCCTGTCGCTGGACTCCCGCCTTCTCGCCGAGCTGCTCGGCCAGGCGGAGCTGCGGGAGCTGCTCGACGCGGAGGTGCTCACCGAGCTGGAGCGGGAGCTCCAGTGGCTCACCGAGGACCGCCGTATCAAGGACGTGGAGGGTGTCGCCGACGCCCTGCGGGTCCTCGGCCCGCTCACCGAGGCCGAGTTGACCGAGCGCGGGGGCGAGCCCGCCTGGGTCCAGGAGCTGGGAGCGGCCCGGCGGGCCATCCGGGTCCGCATCGGCGGAGCCGACCACTGGGCGGCGATCGAGGACGCCGGCCGACTGCGGGACGCCCTGGGCACCGCCCTCCCCGTCGGGGTCCCCGAGGCGTTCACGGAGCCGGTCAAGGACCCGCTCGGCGACCTTCTGGCCCGCCACGCGCGCACGCACGGCCCGTTCACCTCCTCCGCGGCTGCCGCCCGCTTCGGCCTCGGCGCGGCCGTGACCGACGGCGCCCTCCAGCGCCTGGCCGCTGCCGGACGGGTCGTCCAGGGCGAGTTCCATCCCTCCGGCATCGGCCAGGAGTGGTGCGACGCCGCCGTGCTGCGACGTCTGCGACGCCGCTCGCTCGCCGCGCTGCGTCATGAACTGGAGCCCGTATCCCCCGCGGCGCTCGCCACCTTCCTGCCGCAGTGGCAGCACCTGGGGAGCAACAGCTTGCGCGGGATCGACGGACTGGCCCGCGCCGTGGAGCAGTTGCAGGGCGCGCCCGTGCCGGCCTCGGCCCTGGAGAAGCTGATCCTGCCGTCCCGGGTCAGGGACTACTCCCCCGCGCTGCTCGACGAACTGACCACGACCGGCGAGGTCGTCTGGGCCGGCGCGGGCGCCCTGCCCGGCAAGGACGGCTGGGTCTCCCTCTACCTCGCCGACGCGGCGCCCCTGCTGCTGCCGCCCGCGCACCCGCTCGAGACCACCGCGCTCCACGAGTCGGTGCTGACCACCCTGTCCGGGGGGTACGGCCTGTTCTTCCGTCAGATCGCCGACCAGGTACGGGCCACCACCCACCCGGACGTCACCGATCCCCAACTCGCGGACGCGGTCTGGGATCTGGCCTGGTCGGGGCGGCTCACCAACGACACCCTCGCCCCGCTGCGCTCCCTCCTCGGCTCCGGCCGTACAGCGGGGTCCACGGCCCACCGCGCCAAGCGCACGGTCCCGCGCGGCCGTTACGGCACGCTCACCGCGGCTGCCCGGCCGGCCTCACGGACCGGACCGCCCACCGTCAGCGGCCGCTGGTCGTTGCTGCCGCCCGCGGAGCCGGAGCCGACCCACCGCGCCCACGCGCTCGCCCGCACGCTCCTGGACCGGCACGGCGTGGTCACCCGTGGCGCGGTGGCCGCCGAGGGCGTCGAGGGCGGCTTCTCCGCCACGTACCGCATCCTGTCGGCCTTCGAGGACAGCGGGCAGGCCCGCCGCGGCTATGTGGTGGAGGGGCTCGGCGCCGCCCAGTTCGCGATGGACGGAGCCGTCGACCGGCTGCGCGCGGCGGCGACCGCCCGGGACCGCGGCGCGGAGGCGGGCGCCGGCCCGCGCGCGATGGTCCTGGCGGCGGCCGACCCCGCCAACGCGTACGGGGCGGCGCTGCCCTGGCCCGAGCCGCCCACCGGCGCCGGGCACAAGCCGGGCCGCAAGGCCGGCTCGATGGTCGTCCTGGTCGACGGGGAGCTGACGCTGTACATGGAGCGCGGCGGGAAGACCCTGCTGTCCTGGCCCACCGACTCGGACGACCCCGCGCTGAGAACCGCGGCCGAGTCCCTGGCCGCGGCCGCCCTCGCGGGATCCCTCGGCACGGTCACGGTGGAGCGCGTCAACGGGACCGCCGCTCTCACCTCTCCCCTCGCCCGTCCGCTGGAAGCCGCCGGCTTCCACGCCACGCCGAGGGGACTGCGCCTCCGCCCGTAA
- a CDS encoding DNA-formamidopyrimidine glycosylase family protein, with protein sequence MPEGDTVWQTARRLHSALAGSVLTRSDLRVPRFATADLTGRAVLDVTPRGKHLLTRFDGGLTLHSHLRMEGSWRVFATGERWRGGPAHQIRAILGNKEQTAVGYRLPVLELIRTADEHHVVGHLGPDLLGPDWDPAEAVRRLTADPTRALGEALLDQRNLAGIGNVYKSELAFLAAVTPWLPVGELPPGLPERLVATAHRLLEANKDRPDRRTTTTRQPAHHLYVYGREHRLCLRCGAAISRAELGERVTYWCPGCQKGPSGESPHTN encoded by the coding sequence ATGCCCGAAGGAGACACCGTCTGGCAGACAGCCCGCCGACTGCACTCCGCGCTCGCCGGAAGCGTCCTGACCCGGTCGGATCTGCGCGTGCCCCGCTTCGCCACCGCCGATCTGACCGGCCGTGCGGTCCTGGATGTGACGCCACGCGGCAAGCACCTGCTCACCCGCTTCGACGGCGGCCTGACCCTCCACTCGCATCTACGGATGGAGGGCTCGTGGCGAGTGTTCGCCACCGGCGAGCGCTGGCGCGGCGGCCCCGCCCATCAGATCCGGGCGATCCTCGGCAACAAGGAGCAAACCGCCGTCGGCTACCGCCTCCCCGTGCTCGAACTGATCCGCACCGCCGACGAGCACCATGTCGTGGGCCACCTCGGCCCTGACCTCCTCGGCCCGGACTGGGACCCGGCGGAGGCCGTCCGCAGGCTCACCGCCGACCCCACCCGCGCTCTGGGCGAGGCCCTCCTGGACCAGCGGAATCTCGCGGGCATCGGCAATGTCTACAAGTCGGAGCTGGCCTTCCTCGCCGCGGTCACCCCCTGGCTCCCGGTCGGCGAGCTGCCGCCCGGCCTCCCCGAGCGGCTCGTCGCCACCGCCCATCGCCTCCTCGAAGCGAACAAGGACCGCCCCGACCGCCGCACGACCACGACCCGGCAGCCCGCGCACCATCTCTACGTCTACGGCCGCGAGCACCGTCTCTGTCTGCGCTGCGGCGCCGCCATCAGCAGGGCCGAGCTCGGCGAGCGCGTCACCTACTGGTGCCCCGGCTGTCAGAAGGGCCCCTCCGGAGAATCCCCGCACACCAATTGA
- a CDS encoding SDR family NAD(P)-dependent oxidoreductase yields the protein MALTAYDLTGRTAFVTGAASGIGRATAALLAEAGATVHCADLDEVGLRGTADLVEKRGGTAHTHTLDVTDRAALAAAVASAGPLHTMAAVAGIMHTSTVLDTRDEDLDRVLAVNFKGVLYACQEAARSMIATGTRGSIVTMASGAMDTASPGLLCYSVTKAAVVQLTKTLASEVGRHGIRVNAIAPGWIRTPMTDRHEPAAQQQAETAMARHSPLGRVGEPEDIAHAVLHLASDAAAFTTGQILRPNGGVAMPW from the coding sequence ATGGCCCTCACGGCGTACGACCTCACCGGCCGCACCGCGTTCGTCACCGGCGCCGCGAGCGGAATCGGCCGCGCGACCGCCGCGCTCCTCGCGGAGGCGGGCGCGACCGTCCACTGCGCGGATCTCGACGAAGTCGGCCTCCGCGGAACCGCGGATCTTGTCGAGAAACGGGGCGGCACGGCACACACGCACACCCTCGACGTCACAGACCGCGCCGCGCTCGCCGCCGCCGTCGCGAGCGCCGGCCCGCTGCACACGATGGCGGCCGTCGCCGGAATCATGCACACCAGCACGGTTCTGGACACCCGCGACGAGGATCTGGACCGCGTTCTCGCGGTCAATTTCAAGGGGGTCCTCTACGCCTGCCAGGAGGCGGCCCGCTCGATGATCGCGACCGGGACCCGCGGCTCCATCGTCACGATGGCCTCGGGCGCGATGGACACCGCGAGCCCGGGCCTGCTCTGCTACAGCGTCACCAAGGCCGCCGTCGTGCAGCTGACCAAGACCCTGGCCTCGGAGGTCGGACGGCACGGCATCCGGGTCAACGCGATCGCCCCCGGATGGATCCGCACCCCCATGACCGACCGTCACGAGCCGGCCGCGCAGCAGCAGGCGGAGACGGCCATGGCCCGCCACTCCCCCCTGGGCCGGGTGGGCGAGCCGGAGGACATCGCGCACGCGGTCCTCCACCTCGCCTCCGACGCGGCGGCGTTCACGACGGGTCAGATCCTCCGCCCCAACGGCGGGGTCGCGATGCCGTGGTGA
- a CDS encoding DNA starvation/stationary phase protection protein: MSVVKSSLSDADLKTVGGALQGALVDLVDLALVAKQVHWNVVGPRFRSVHLQLDEVVVTARQHSDIVAERASAIGVNPDGRSATVASTSAIGAVSVPDGWIKDGDAVQILVDALGAVVARMRERIKVTADPDPVTQDILIGLTADLEKHAWMFQAESA; the protein is encoded by the coding sequence ATGTCTGTCGTCAAGAGCTCGCTGTCCGACGCCGACCTCAAGACGGTCGGCGGCGCCCTGCAGGGTGCGCTGGTCGACCTTGTCGATCTCGCCCTGGTGGCCAAGCAGGTGCACTGGAACGTGGTCGGACCGCGCTTCCGCTCCGTTCATCTGCAGCTCGACGAGGTCGTGGTCACCGCGCGTCAGCACTCCGACATCGTGGCGGAACGCGCCTCAGCGATCGGCGTGAACCCTGACGGGCGTTCCGCGACGGTCGCGTCGACGAGCGCGATCGGCGCCGTGTCCGTCCCCGACGGGTGGATCAAGGACGGGGACGCCGTGCAGATCCTGGTCGATGCACTCGGTGCCGTGGTCGCACGGATGCGAGAGCGCATCAAGGTGACCGCGGACCCCGATCCGGTCACTCAGGACATCCTCATCGGTCTGACGGCCGACCTCGAGAAGCATGCGTGGATGTTCCAGGCGGAGAGCGCCTAG
- a CDS encoding helix-turn-helix transcriptional regulator, protein MILLRRLLGDVLRRQRQRQGRTLREVSSSARVSLGYLSEVERGQKEASSELLSAICDALDVRMSELMREVSDELSLAELAESAAASEPVPAPVRRPMFNSVSVTSVAGVPTERVTIKAPAEAVDVVAA, encoded by the coding sequence ATGATTCTGCTCCGTCGCCTGTTGGGTGACGTGCTGCGTCGGCAGCGCCAGCGCCAGGGCCGTACTCTGCGCGAAGTCTCCTCGTCCGCCCGAGTTTCGCTCGGCTATCTCTCCGAGGTGGAGCGGGGGCAGAAGGAGGCTTCCTCCGAGCTGCTCTCCGCGATCTGCGACGCGCTTGACGTACGGATGTCCGAGCTCATGCGTGAAGTGAGCGACGAGCTGTCGCTGGCCGAACTGGCCGAGTCTGCAGCGGCGAGCGAACCGGTGCCCGCGCCGGTACGTCGCCCGATGTTCAATTCGGTGTCGGTGACGTCGGTGGCAGGTGTGCCCACCGAGCGGGTGACCATCAAGGCGCCCGCAGAAGCGGTGGACGTCGTCGCTGCCTGA
- a CDS encoding CinA family protein: MKEAARVLELLAERGHTVAAAESLTGGLVAAELTGEPGASKSFRGSVTAYATALKHELLGVDETLLAERGAVDPEVALQMAAGARRRLGADWGIATTGVAGPEPQDGQPVGTVYVAVAGPVGAGKVAALRLNGGRAEIRRESVRSVLELLGDELSGNARAQDTEQNGGN; the protein is encoded by the coding sequence ATGAAGGAAGCCGCCCGGGTGCTGGAACTGCTCGCGGAGCGTGGTCACACAGTGGCCGCCGCGGAGTCCCTCACGGGCGGCCTGGTGGCCGCGGAGCTCACGGGGGAACCCGGAGCATCGAAAAGCTTCCGTGGGTCCGTCACGGCGTACGCCACAGCCCTCAAGCACGAACTCCTGGGGGTCGACGAGACCCTTCTGGCGGAGCGCGGAGCAGTCGATCCCGAGGTCGCGCTGCAGATGGCGGCCGGTGCGCGCCGGCGACTGGGCGCCGACTGGGGGATCGCGACGACCGGCGTCGCCGGGCCCGAACCGCAGGACGGACAGCCCGTCGGAACGGTGTACGTGGCCGTCGCGGGACCCGTCGGAGCCGGGAAAGTGGCCGCATTGCGGTTGAACGGCGGCCGTGCGGAAATCCGTAGAGAGAGTGTACGGAGCGTGCTGGAACTGCTCGGCGACGAACTCTCGGGAAATGCGCGGGCACAGGATACGGAACAGAACGGGGGGAATTGA
- the pgsA gene encoding CDP-diacylglycerol--glycerol-3-phosphate 3-phosphatidyltransferase: MTGVPASASGGTGRPAPGGKLGVPPRPQGSEGTKAVDQAGLWNIANILTMIRLVLVPAFVMLLLQDGGHDPVWRAWAWAAFAVAMITDVFDGHLARTYNLVTDFGKIADPIADKAIMAAGLICLSSLGDLPWWVTAVILARELGITLMRFWVIRHGVIPASRGGKMKTLAQGTAVGMYVLVLTGPLATLRWWVMAVAVVLTVVTALDYVREAIVLRRKGLAERAAKSGGGSVGGSGGAGDEPVAESVGADGEAVGGSVGESVPGQPATGPEAEAPEVPGGSGASAKGPAAGSAR; encoded by the coding sequence ATGACCGGAGTCCCGGCATCCGCTTCGGGCGGGACCGGTAGGCCTGCGCCCGGCGGCAAGCTGGGGGTCCCCCCTCGCCCGCAGGGCTCAGAGGGAACCAAGGCCGTCGATCAGGCCGGCCTCTGGAACATCGCGAACATCCTCACCATGATCCGCCTGGTGCTCGTGCCGGCCTTCGTGATGCTGCTGCTCCAGGACGGCGGGCACGACCCGGTCTGGCGTGCCTGGGCATGGGCCGCGTTCGCCGTCGCCATGATCACGGACGTCTTCGACGGCCATCTGGCGCGGACGTACAACCTGGTCACGGACTTCGGGAAGATCGCCGACCCGATCGCCGACAAGGCGATCATGGCCGCCGGACTGATCTGTCTGTCGTCGCTCGGGGACCTGCCCTGGTGGGTGACGGCCGTGATCCTCGCGCGTGAGCTGGGCATCACGCTGATGCGGTTCTGGGTGATCCGGCACGGGGTCATCCCGGCCAGCCGCGGCGGCAAGATGAAGACGCTGGCGCAGGGCACGGCGGTCGGTATGTACGTGCTGGTGCTCACCGGTCCACTCGCCACCTTGCGCTGGTGGGTGATGGCGGTGGCCGTCGTGCTGACGGTCGTCACCGCTCTGGACTATGTGCGAGAGGCGATCGTCCTGCGACGCAAGGGGCTGGCGGAACGCGCCGCGAAGTCCGGCGGAGGGTCGGTCGGCGGGTCGGGCGGCGCGGGCGATGAGCCGGTCGCAGAGTCGGTCGGTGCGGACGGCGAGGCCGTCGGCGGGTCGGTCGGTGAGTCCGTTCCGGGGCAGCCCGCCACGGGGCCGGAGGCCGAGGCGCCCGAGGTCCCCGGGGGTTCCGGGGCGTCCGCGAAGGGACCGGCGGCGGGGTCGGCGCGATGA
- the rimO gene encoding 30S ribosomal protein S12 methylthiotransferase RimO produces the protein MPERRTVALVTLGCARNEVDSEELAGRLAADGWELVENAEDADVAVVNTCGFVEAAKKDSVDALLEANDLKDHGKTQAVVAVGCMAERYGKELAEALPEADGVLGFDDYADISGRLQTILSGGSVEAHTPRDRRKLLPLSPVERQQAAAEVALPGHGAVEAPENVPTDLPEGLAPASGPRAPLRRRLDRSPVASVKLASGCDRRCSFCAIPSFRGSFVSRRPSDVLNETRWLAEQGVKEIMLVSENNTSYGKDLGDIRLLESLLPDLAAVDGIERVRVSYLQPAEMRPGLIDVLTSTEKVAPYFDLSFQHSAPDVLRAMRRFGDTDRFLELLGTIRDKAPTAGARSNFIVGFPGETEADFAELERFITHARLDAIGVFGYSDEDGTEAATYEHKLDQEVVDERLAHLSRLAEELTAQRAEERIGETLEVLVESIDDEDGVIGRAAHQAPETDGQVVITTDSAMGRDLAPGRMVVAKVVGTEGVDLVAECLFEEAGR, from the coding sequence ATGCCCGAACGCCGTACCGTCGCCCTTGTCACTCTTGGCTGCGCCCGTAACGAGGTGGACTCGGAGGAGCTCGCAGGCCGCTTGGCAGCGGACGGCTGGGAGCTCGTCGAGAACGCCGAGGACGCGGATGTCGCCGTCGTCAACACCTGTGGATTCGTCGAGGCCGCCAAGAAGGACTCCGTCGACGCCCTCCTCGAAGCCAATGATCTGAAGGATCACGGCAAGACCCAGGCCGTCGTCGCCGTCGGCTGCATGGCCGAGCGGTACGGCAAGGAGCTCGCCGAGGCGCTGCCCGAGGCCGACGGCGTGCTCGGCTTCGACGACTACGCCGACATCTCCGGCCGCCTCCAGACCATCCTCAGCGGTGGCAGCGTGGAGGCCCACACTCCGCGCGACCGGCGCAAGCTGCTTCCGCTGTCCCCGGTGGAGCGGCAGCAGGCCGCCGCCGAGGTCGCCCTCCCGGGCCACGGCGCCGTGGAGGCGCCCGAGAACGTGCCGACCGACCTCCCCGAGGGACTCGCCCCGGCCTCCGGCCCGCGCGCCCCGCTGCGCCGCCGGCTGGACCGCAGCCCCGTCGCCTCGGTGAAGCTCGCCTCCGGCTGCGACCGCCGCTGCTCCTTCTGCGCCATCCCGTCCTTCCGCGGCTCCTTCGTCTCGCGGCGTCCCTCCGACGTCCTGAACGAGACGCGCTGGCTCGCCGAGCAGGGCGTGAAGGAGATCATGCTGGTCTCCGAGAACAACACCTCCTACGGCAAGGACCTGGGCGACATCCGCCTCCTGGAGAGCCTGCTGCCCGACCTCGCGGCCGTCGACGGCATCGAGCGGGTCCGGGTCAGCTACCTCCAGCCCGCCGAGATGCGCCCCGGCCTCATCGACGTTCTGACGTCGACCGAGAAGGTCGCCCCGTACTTCGACCTGTCCTTCCAGCACAGCGCCCCTGACGTGCTCCGGGCCATGCGCCGCTTCGGCGACACCGACCGCTTCCTGGAGCTCCTGGGCACGATCCGTGACAAGGCCCCGACGGCCGGCGCCCGGTCCAACTTCATCGTCGGCTTCCCCGGCGAGACCGAGGCGGACTTCGCCGAGCTGGAACGCTTCATCACCCACGCCCGTCTCGACGCCATCGGCGTCTTCGGCTACTCCGACGAGGACGGCACGGAAGCCGCCACGTACGAGCACAAGCTCGACCAGGAGGTCGTCGACGAGCGGCTCGCCCATCTCTCACGACTCGCCGAGGAGCTCACCGCCCAGCGTGCGGAGGAGCGGATCGGAGAGACCCTGGAAGTACTCGTCGAATCGATCGACGACGAGGACGGCGTGATCGGCCGTGCGGCCCACCAGGCGCCCGAGACGGACGGGCAGGTCGTCATCACCACGGACTCGGCCATGGGCCGGGACCTCGCTCCCGGCCGTATGGTCGTGGCGAAGGTCGTGGGAACGGAAGGCGTCGACCTGGTGGCCGAGTGTCTTTTTGAGGAGGCGGGCAGATGA